The following is a genomic window from Streptomyces sp. BHT-5-2.
CCGACCCGGGCTTGTGGACGGAGCTTCTGGAGCGGACGCCCTCTCAACCTGCCGACGCGCCGACCCTGTTGACGGGTTCGGCGGGAGCCGACCGGCTGGTGCTGGAGATCGGGCCGGGGCGGACGGGCAACGCCCGCGCCGCGCTGCTCGACGCCGTGGGCTGGGCGTGGCGCGGCGGCGCGACGATCGACTGGGACCGCCTGCACACCGGACCGGACCGGCGCCGGGTGCCGCTGCCCACCTACCCCTTCGAGCGGCGGACCCATCTGGTGCGGCCCGAGCCCGCGCCCGAGACGGCCCGCGTCCCGGAGACGGCCGCCGCCCTGGCGCCGGTGGAGACGGAACGGCCGACTCCGGACGCGCCCGAGCCGGTCGAGCAGGTCCTGCTCGCGCTCTTCCGGCAGGTGCTCGGCACGCCCGAGGACGTCGCCGATCCCGACTTCTTCGAACACGGCGGGGACTCCCTCGCGGCCGTCGAGCTGGTCTCCCTCATCGAGACGCGGCTCGGGGTGGGGGTGTCGCTCGACGACGTGTTCGACCACCCGACGGTCAGCGGCCTGGCCCGCGTCGTCGAAGGGAGCCTCACATGACGGACCGGACCGCTCTCGTGACCGAGCCCGCCGGCACGGCGGACGCGCACCGGTCCCACCCGGCGTCCTTCGCCCAGCGGCGCCTGTGGTTCCTGGACCAGCTGGACTCGGGCAACGGCGCCTACAACCTGGTGGCCGCCCTGCGGCTGCGCGGGCCCCTGGACACCGAGGCACTGCACTGGTCGCTGAACCGCGTGGTGGACCGGCACGAGGTGCTGCGCACCGTTTTCCGGGCCGACGCGGAGGGGGAGCCCCAGCAGCAGGTGGCGCCCCACCGCACGCTCGCCCTCCCGGTCACCGACCTGACGCGGCAGCCGCTCGAAGACCGTGCCGAGCGGGCCCGGACGCTCGTCGAGACGGAGACCGAGCGGGCCTTCGACCTGGCTGCGGGCCCCCTCATCAGGACCCATATGGTGCGCCTGGACCAGCGGGACCACGTGCTCGCCGTGATCTGCCACCACACCGTGTGCGACGGCTGGTCCATGGACCGGCTCTTCGCGGAACTGTCCGAGCTGTACGCGGCGCGCACCGCCGGGCGCGTACCTGCGCTGGAGCCGCTGCCGATGCAGTTCGGGGAGTACGCGGCCCGGCAGCGCGACGAACTCGCGGGGGCCAAGACGCAGACCGCGCTGGCTTATTGGCGGGCTCGGCTGGACGGGGCGCCGACGCTGCTGGAGCTGCCTACCAGCTTTCCCCGCCCCGCCGTGCAGGGCTTCGACGGCGCGACGCACACCGTGCCGCTGAGCCGCGAGACCTGGCAGGCGGTTCGGGCCGGCGCGGCGCGGCACAAGGCCACCCCGTTCATGCTGCTGCTGTCGGCGTTCGCCCTCCAGCTGTCCCGCCTGTCGGGCGCCGAGGACCTGGTCATCGGCAGCCCGAGCGCCGGGCGCGCCCGGCCCGAACTCGCCCCGCTGGTCGGCATGTTCGTCAACACGCTGCCGTTGCGTATCGACCTGTCCGGCGATGTGACGTTCGAGGAGCTGCTGCGCCGGGTGCGGCGCAGCACCCTGGACGCCTTCCCCCGGCAGGACGTACCACTGGAGCGGATCGTCACGGAGCTGGGTCCGGAGCGCGCCCGCAGCCACGACCCGCTGTTCCAGGCGATGTTCGCGCTCCAGCAGCCGCTGGCCGCGCCCGAGCTGGTCGGTCTGGCGACGGACATCTTCCCGGTGAGCCCGCGGACGACCTTCACGGATCTCTGGCTGGAGATCCGGCCGCACACGGACGGCACAGGCGGCGCGGACTGCTGCTTCCGCTACCGCACCGAACTCTTCGACGCGGCGACGGTCAGCCGCCTGGCGCGGCAGTACCGACACCTGCTGCGCACCGCGCTGGACGCCCCGGAGACCCGGCTGTCACGGTTCTCCCTCACGGACGAGCAGGAGACGGACCGGCTGCTGCGCCAGGGGAACCGCAGCGCGGAGGCGCACCCGTGGGACGGCCCGGTGCACGACGCCGTCGACCGGCAGGCGCGGCGTACGCCCCGGGCCACCGCCGTGGTCTTCGCGGAGGAGCGGCTGAGCTACGCGCAACTCTCCGCGCGGGCCGGCCAGTTGGCGCGGCACCTGGCCACCCGCGGCGCCGCGCCGGACATCCCCGTCGCGGTCTGTCTGCCCCGCGGTACCGGTCTGGTCACCTCGGTCCTGGCCGTCATGGCCAGCGGGAGCGCCTATCTGCCGCTGTCTCCCGAGGACCCGCCGGACCGGCTGGTGCGGATGCTTCGCGCGGCGGGCGCGGCCCACATCCTCACCACGCGGGAGCTGGCTCCGGTCCTCGCCGACGCGGGCGCGCCCGTCACGGCCGTGGACACCTTCCGCTGGGAGGAAGGCGGGCGGCCGGACCAGCCCATGGCCACCGGCCGGGTCGGCCCCGACCACCTCGCCTACGTCATCCACACCTCCGGATCCACCGGTGCCCCGAAGGCGGTGGGCGTCCCGCACCGCGGCCTGGCCAACCGCGTCCACGGTATCCAGGACACCCACGGCCTGGACGCCTCGGACCGCGTCCTGCACAAGACGCCCGTCACCTTCGACGTCTCCCTGTGGGAGCTGCTGTGGCCGCTGACGACGGGGGCCACGCTCGTCGTGGCGGAGCCGGGCGGCCACCGCGACCCCACCTACCTCGTCGAGCTGATCGAACGCGAGCGGGTGACCACCGTGCACTTCGTGCCGCCGCTGCTCGCCGCCTTCCTCGAAGAGCCCGGACTGCACCGCTGCGCGTCGCTGCGCCGGGTGCTCTGCAGCGGTCAGGAACTGCCCCGCGCCACCCGCGACCGCTGCCTGGAGCGCCTGCCCGCCCGGCTGTTCAACGCGTACGGACCGACCGAGGCGTCGATCGAGGTGACCGAGGAGGAGTGCGCGCCGAGGGCCGCCGGAGGAGGGGCACCCGATCCGCGGGTCTCCATCGGGCGGCCGATCGCGGGGGCCGAGGTGTATGTGCTGGACGCGGAGTT
Proteins encoded in this region:
- a CDS encoding non-ribosomal peptide synthetase, whose protein sequence is MTDRTALVTEPAGTADAHRSHPASFAQRRLWFLDQLDSGNGAYNLVAALRLRGPLDTEALHWSLNRVVDRHEVLRTVFRADAEGEPQQQVAPHRTLALPVTDLTRQPLEDRAERARTLVETETERAFDLAAGPLIRTHMVRLDQRDHVLAVICHHTVCDGWSMDRLFAELSELYAARTAGRVPALEPLPMQFGEYAARQRDELAGAKTQTALAYWRARLDGAPTLLELPTSFPRPAVQGFDGATHTVPLSRETWQAVRAGAARHKATPFMLLLSAFALQLSRLSGAEDLVIGSPSAGRARPELAPLVGMFVNTLPLRIDLSGDVTFEELLRRVRRSTLDAFPRQDVPLERIVTELGPERARSHDPLFQAMFALQQPLAAPELVGLATDIFPVSPRTTFTDLWLEIRPHTDGTGGADCCFRYRTELFDAATVSRLARQYRHLLRTALDAPETRLSRFSLTDEQETDRLLRQGNRSAEAHPWDGPVHDAVDRQARRTPRATAVVFAEERLSYAQLSARAGQLARHLATRGAAPDIPVAVCLPRGTGLVTSVLAVMASGSAYLPLSPEDPPDRLVRMLRAAGAAHILTTRELAPVLADAGAPVTAVDTFRWEEGGRPDQPMATGRVGPDHLAYVIHTSGSTGAPKAVGVPHRGLANRVHGIQDTHGLDASDRVLHKTPVTFDVSLWELLWPLTTGATLVVAEPGGHRDPTYLVELIERERVTTVHFVPPLLAAFLEEPGLHRCASLRRVLCSGQELPRATRDRCLERLPARLFNAYGPTEASIEVTEEECAPRAAGGGAPDPRVSIGRPIAGAEVYVLDAELRPVPVGVPGELYLGGVTLARGYLGQPALTADRFVPHPYSRVPGARLYRTGDLVRWRTDAGLDFLGRNDHQVKIRGIRVEPGEIENALRAHPDVRDAVVVATRPDGGTRVRLTAYLVPYETGGSEAAPDADALVASVGEQLRARLPEFMVPSRTVVLPRLPLNASGKVDRAALPAPADPAPAPATDLVAPTDHVEGTLARIWSQVLDRPGVDVTEDFFAIGGDSLKSIQLVHRAREAGLSLRVGDIFHHPTVRDLAAHVRRTAAPSPAEPREDR